The following are from one region of the Fusarium keratoplasticum isolate Fu6.1 chromosome 4, whole genome shotgun sequence genome:
- a CDS encoding 2'-phosphotransferase, which translates to MLSFYTFKLKRLPSSVPLSGRSFFQIPRTHYTSLGHSSAINRPKTSLSVQPTTLTQQTRSMADNLREDAQDASLLELEEKVQSSTSKGRGDRGRGKGRGGGGSGQGREVQVSKALSKLLRHQAGNAGIQLDDEGYAPLNSVLAWGPLRSLKVTLDDVQSIVASNDKQRFTLKPNPSTNPSLSTTSTSPEDYLIRANQGHSIKLESASLLAPITIEAGNVPDRVLHGTFFYFWPQIVETGGLKPMNRNHVHCSTGTPEEGVVSGMRKDAELVIEIDIEASLKEGVKWWMSDNGVLLTEGDEQGILSSKFFKLATGRNVDVGVLWQDGEHVADLPSGLKIRPPFNKGPRGGGRGGRGGRGGRRGGS; encoded by the exons ATGCTCTCTTTCTACACATTCAAGCTGAAAAGGTTACCTTCGTCTGTTCCTCTCTCAGGCCGAAGCTTCTTCCAAATCCCAAGAACTCATTATACATCCTTGGGTCATTCAAGTGCTATAAACCGTCCCAAGACATCTCTCTCGGTTCAGCCCACAACTTTGACGCAACAAACACGCAGCATGGCTGACAACCTCCGAGAAGATGCGCAAGACGCATCACTTCTAGAACTGGAGGAAAAAGTTCAAAGTAGTACTTCTAAGGGAAGGGGTGACAGAGGACGGGGAAAGGgccgaggtggtggtggaagTGGACAGGGAAGGGAGGTTCAGGTATCAAAGGCCTTGTCGAAGCTGTTGAGACATCAGGCTGGGAACGCGGGTATTCAGCTTGACGATGAAGGATATGCGCCTCTGAATTCAGTG CTCGCATGGGGTCCATTACGCTCTCTCAAAGTCACCTTGGATGATGTGCAATCCATAGTCGCCTCCAACGACAAGCAGCGCTTTACTCTGAAGCCCAACCCCAGTACAAACCCATCCCTATCAACCACATCAACTTCACCTGAGGACTACCTCATCCGCGCCAACCAGGGTCACTCGATCAAGCTCGAGTCAGCGTCTCTATTGgcacccatcaccatcgaggCCGGAAACGTGCCTGACCGCGTCCTGCACGGTACCTTCTTTTACTTTTGGCCACAGATCGTTGAGACGGGGGGCTTGAAGCCCATGAACCGCAACCATGTACACTGCTCAACAGGAACCCCCGAGGAAGGCGTAGTGAGCGGTATGCGCAAGGACGCCGAGCTGGTCATCGAGATCGACATCGAGGCGAGCCTGAAGGAGGGCGTCAAGTGGTGGATGAGCGACAACGGCGTGCTGCTGACCGAAGGCGATGAGCAGGGCATCTTGAGCTCCAAGTTCTTCAAGCTGGCGACGGGCCGgaatgttgatgttggcgtGCTTTGGCAGGATGGAGAGCATGTTGCTGACCTGCCCAGTGGGTTGAAGATTAGGCCTCCTTTTAACAAGGGGCCTCGTGGCGGTGGAAGGGGtggaaggggaggaagaggagggagacggGGTGGTTCTTGA
- a CDS encoding RRNA-processing protein EFG1 — translation MAPKRDFEELGSPGPDQEGFNGAAKKRKHNTKTKHRPNEGTSGWAKKRTRTIERLLKRNHDLPANVHNDLERELAALKATVSDKAFQKKRSAMISKYHMVRFFERKKASRLAKQLRKKIEETEAPEELEELKRDLHIAEVDEAYTQHFPHAETYISLYPVDKREKEADDDKNDYTPLKQRGLLHTERPPIWSEVEQALKEGPSALRELRERRSPGGVEEETKPQRRENKPKAQANVGKPVAKTQPKQQTFKDKSTSNNKDDSGATMNRRERRRLMHQNKQPVVKSDDDDSDGGGFFEED, via the exons atggctccgAAGCGAGACTTTGAAGAACTTGGCTCCCCTGGGCCTGATCAAGAAGGCTTCAATGGtgcggccaagaagcgcaagcacAACACAAAGACAAAGCATAGGCCGAACGAGGGAACGTCAGGATGGGCCAAGAAGCGGACGCGCACGATCGAGCGACTTCTCAAGCGGAACCACGACCTTCCCGCCAACGTCCACAATGACCTCGAACGCGAGCTGGCCGCTCTCAAGGCCACCGTCTCCGACAAGGCTTTCCAGAAGAAACGAAGCGCCATGATCTCGAAATACCACATGGTTCGCTTCTTTG AACGGAAGAAGGCATCGCGATTGGCAAAGCAACTGCGCAAGAAGATTGAAGAAACAGAGGCCCCGGAAGAGCTCGAGGAATTGAAACGGGATCTCCACAtcgccgaggttgacgaaGCATACACTCAACACTTTCCCCACGCCGAAACCTATATCAGTCTGTACCCCGTCGACAAacgggagaaggaggccgacgaTGACAAGAACGATTACACACCACTGAAGCAGCGAGGTCTGCTGCATACGGAGCGGCCCCCAATCTGGTCCGAGGTCGAGCAGGCATTGAAGGAGGGGCCCAGTGCGCTACGAGAGTTGAGGGAGAGACGGTCACCGGGTGGTGTGGAGGAAGAAACCAAGCCTCAGCGCCGCGagaacaagcccaaggcgcAGGCCAACGTTGGCAAGCCTGTGGCAAAGACGCAACCAAAGCAGCAGACATTCAAGGACAAGAGCACATCGAACAACAAGGACGATTCGGGGGCCACGATGAACCGCAGAGAGCGCCGGCGACTGATGCATCAAAACAAGCAACCAGTCGTgaagagcgacgacgacgacagcgatGGGGGCGGCTTCTTCGAGGAGGACTAA
- a CDS encoding MFS domain-containing protein: MTGTLTSGRASAPSETSPLLGDRNSGDAINGDAENGRVNGNHVQEPVKAKMHLILPAVGIGVYMVAIDQLLTVATYAKIGNELNALNNTSWIATAYFLTLTSFQPLYGKLSDIFGRKPCLLFAYTIFALGCLGCGLAQSMVQLCAARAVAGIGGGGMNAVVSILLSDLVPLRERGMWQGCINILWAAGTSTGAPLGGLLADSVGWRWSFLGQVPLCFVAFIAVYFVLDLPPVSHDHWLTKVRQIDFLGAFTLVIAVVALLAGLDSGSNLGWSHIITIIALSLAPVFFGLFLFVEMKVAPNPFAPGHIIFDRSLFACYLVNFFGVAGQMAILFFMPLFFQAVQGLTATQSGALLVPGMIAGVIASLLGGWIIKRTEKFYAITVSAYALLLVAALPLGLSVWFRSTTGEVVGLVATSLGAGCGITTTLVGLLANAAVEDTAVVVACSYLFRSLGSSIGISTGSAVLQQVLRTQLASRLPNGDEAREIEENVRQSLDYIKELPPHLAAQVRSSYQVATLGALALITIYLAVSFLTAFWIKERPLKR, translated from the exons ATGACGGGCACTTTAACGTCCGGCAGAGCTTCAGCTCCGTCCGAGACTTCACCGCTCCTCGGAGACCGCAACAGTGGCGATGCTATCAATGGGGACGCAGAAAATGGCCGAGTGAACGGCAATCATGTCCAGGAGCCCGTCAAGGCAAAAATGCACCTCATCCTCCCGGCAGTGGGCATCGGT GTCTATATGGTTGCAATTGACCAGTTACTGACCGTAGCAACGTATGCCAAGATTGGAAACGAGCTGAACGctctcaacaacaccagctgGATTGCCACAGC CTACTTCCTCACTCTCACAAGCTTCCAGCCTCTCTACGGCAAGCTCAGCGACATCTTTGGCCGGAAGCCTTGCCTTCTCTTCGCTTacaccatctttgccctTGGCTGCCTCGGCTGCGGTCTTGCACAGTCCATGGTGCAGTTGTGCGCCGCTCGAGCCGTTGCAGGCATTGGTGGAGGTGGCATGAACGCTGTGGTTTCTATCCTTCTGAGCGACCTCGTGCCGCTTCGGGAGCGCGGAATGTGGCAGGGCTGCATCAATATTCTCTGGGCTGCTGGGACGTCGACAGGAGCGCCTCTGGGAGGTCTGCTGGCTGACTCAGttggttggcgatg GTCGTTCCTTGGACAAGTTCCACTGTGCTTTGTTGCCTTCATCGCCGTCTACTTCGTCCTCGATCTCCCACCGGTATCGCACGACCACTGGCTCACCAAAGTACGCCAGATTGACTTTCTGGGTGCCTTCACCCTCGTCATCGCCGTAGTCGCCCTGCTTGCTGGCCTGGACTCTGGCTCCAATTTGGGCTGGTCacacatcatcaccatcattgCGCTGTCTCTCGCTCCAGTCTTCTTCGGGCTCTTTCTCTTTGTTGAGATGAAGGTCGCCCCTAATCCATTTGCTCCCGGTCACATCATCTTCGACCGCAGTTTGTTCGCGTGCTACCTCGTCAACTTTTTTGGTGTGGCGGGCCAGATGGCaatcctcttcttcatgcccCTGTTCTTCCAGGCCGTTCAGGGACTAACTGCTACTCAAAGCGGTGCATTGCTTGTCCCGGGCATGATTGCTGGCGTGATTGCTTCGCTCCTGGGTGGATGGATTATCAAGCGAACCGAAAAGTTCTACGCAATCACTGTGTCTGCGTATGCGCTATTGCTCGTTGCAGCCTTGCCTCTGGGGCTGTCTGTTTGGTTCAGGTCAACCACCGGAGAGGTTGTTGGCCTGGTCGCCACTTCTCTTGGAGCTGGTTGTG GTATCACAACAACACTTGTGGGTCTCTTGGCCAATGCCGCTGTCGAAGACACAGCCGTCGTCGTTGCGTGCTCGTATCTCTTCCGCTCTCTCGGCTCCAGCATCGGTATCAGCACTGGATCTGCCGTCCTCCAACAGGTACTCCGAACCCAGCTGGCCTCTCGACTCCccaacggcgacgaggcccgTGAGATAGAGGAGAATGTGCGACAGAGCTTGGATTATATCAAGGAACTCCCACCTCACCTCGCCGCTCAGGTCCGTTCGAGCTACCAGGTGGCGACGCTTGGAGCTCTGGCATTGATCACGATATACCTTGCTGTATCGTTTTTGACGGCATTCTGGATTAAGGAGAGACCCCTCAAAAGGTAA
- a CDS encoding Rab-GAP TBC domain-containing protein, with protein MRPLEELLPRWRETQVHGAHLGDLQRAVRYNGPSSPCISGCRSVCWKTFLLSTAAEGLSWSQTLDEGRRLYTERREHFLKYIKHPETLAELSIDPLTDDPASPWNTVRQDEIIRAEILQDVQRLPDEASYHEDETQAMILDILFMYCKLNPERGGYRQGMHELLAPILHVIQQDTLDPATIPSDASLEDALIKTLDASFVEHDAFILFSRLMEHAQSFYEVKDSIATPGTPLRPSKFPEQSSTIVERSRFIHEVCLQKVDPELAAHLTNIEILPQIFLIRWIRLLFSREFPFEQFLVLWDTIFAVDASLDLIDLICVAMLIRIRWDLLEADYSVCLQLLLKYPAPSPSHGPHTFVDDALYLREHLSASGGASLIMKYTGRMPTVSSPSQNSRAATPSFRAFNSLRQRGLGSRSQIPSPSRFIQQQGGMEALFQGAAKGAKGVFERGEKLGINQAVRDAMGEIRRNINEARSTPRSPRQIMSEEGAAKSLAALERRNQQLAAMLDETVNNLKAVSASNLEDKTKSLDLIEVAAAKVQFVKIYLEDSSMEVPVLESPPSEESPREVVVAETTIVQPEPIPPMEAEVDISGLRIVEPVPTPREEEAPNNPDRMDTSGDGPNPDSATKAAGAEVRPPPVPTRSTLAQSSFSWMLEPDQSAPSKSSASSAKSPPLQHKKKMSNSTRREKNAFLFGEVTESRNPLRSDEIFGLEPLTKTKDES; from the exons ATGAGGCCCCTGGAAGAGTTGCT GCCGAGATGGCGTGAGACTCAAGTTCACGGCGCTCATCTTGGCGACCTGCAACGAGCCGTCCGATATAATGGGCCTTCTAGCCCATGCATATCGGGATGTCGCTCTGTGTGCTGGAAG ACTTTTCTACTATCCACTGCAGCTGAGGGCTTGAGCTGGTCTCAAACCCTCGATGAGGGAAGACGCCTCTATACTGAGCGGCGGGAGCATTTTCTCAAGTACATTAAGCACCCAGAGACCCTTGCTGAACTCAGTATAGACCCTCTAACAGATGATCCTGCT TCTCCCTGGAACACCGTTCGTCAAGATGAGATTATCCGCGCTGAGATCCTGCAGGATGTCCAAAGACTTCCGGACGAAGCATCCTACCACGAAGATGAAACCCAGGCCATGATCCTAGACATCCTTTTCATGTACTGCAAACTTAACCCTGAGCGAGGCGGTTATCGACAAGGCATGCACGAACTTCTTGCCCCTATTCTGCACGTCATCCAGCAAGACACCTTGGACCCGGCAACCATACCATCCGACGCCTCTCTCGAAGATGCTCTCATCAAGACTTTGGATGCTTCCTTCGTCGAGCACGACGCTTTCATCCTCTTTTCCAGGTTAATGGAACATGCGCAATCATTCTATGAGGTTAAGGACTCTATTGCGACCCCAGGAACCCCTTTACGGCCCTCCAAGTTCCCTGAACAAAGCTCTACTATCGTCGAAAGAAGCAGGTTCATTCATGAGGTATGCCTTCAAAAGGTGGACCCAGAACTCGCTGCACATCTCACCAATATCGAGATATTGCCGCAAATCTTTCTTAT TCGATGGATCCGGTTACTTTTCAGCAGAGAATTTCCGTTCGAGCAGTTCCTGGTCCTATGGGATACGATATTCGCTGTCGACGCATCACTAGATTTGATAGACCTCATCTGTGTCGCCATGCTAATCCGCATTCGATGGGATT TATTAGAAGCGGATTACTCTGTCTGCCTTCAGTTGCTCTTGAAATATCCCGCCCCCTCGCCATCTCATGGCCCTCATACgtttgttgatgatgccctGTATCTCCGCGAGCATCTCAGCGCATCTGGCGGAGCGTCTCTGATCATGAAGTATACTGGAAGGATGCCGACTGTATCATCACCTTCGCAGAACTCGCGAGCAGCCACCCCAAGCTTCCGTGCCTTCAACTCGCTCAGGCAACGAGGACTTGGATCGAGGTCACAAATACCTTCGCCGTCTCGGTTCATTCAGCAGCAAGGCGGCATGGAGGCGCTGTTCCAAGGAGCAGCCAAAGGAGCAAAGGGGGTGTTTGAACGGGGCGAAAAACTCGGCATCAACCAGGCCGTTAGAGATGCTATGGGAGAAATCAGACGCAACATCAACGAGGCCAGATCAACTCCCAGGTCTCCACGACAGATAATGAGCGAGGAGGGAGCGGCCAAAAGTCTTGCTGCGCTGGAGAGACGCAACCAGCAGCTGGCTGCCATGCTTGACGAGACTGTCAACAACCTTAAGGCAGTGTCAGCTTCGAACctggaggacaagaccaagagccTCGACCTCATTGAGGTTGCGGCCGCCAAGGTCCAGTTTGTCAAGATCTACCTAGAAGATTCTTCCATGGAAGTTCCAGTACTGGAGTCCCCGCCGTCTGAAGAGAGCCCCAGGGAAGTGGTGGTGGCAGAGACGACCATTGTCCAGCCAGAGCCAATCCCTCCGATGGAAGCGGAAGTGGACATCTCCGGTCTTCGGATTGTTGAACCGGTCCCAACCCCccgggaggaggaagcacCAAACAACCCTGATCGTATGGATACATCTGGTGACGGCCCGAACCCAGATTCTgccaccaaggctgctgGGGCAGAAGTACGGCCACCCCCTGTCCCGACTAGATCAACACTGGCACAGTCCTCCTTCTCATGGATGCTGGAGCCAGACCAATCCGCTCCCTCGAAAtcttcagcatcatcagcaaAGTCGCCACCACTTCAgcacaagaagaagatgtccAACAGTACTAGGCGCGAGAAGAATGCCTTCCTGTTCGGGGAGGTGACCGAGAGCCGCAACCCTCTTCGCTCGGATGAGATATTCGGGCTGGAACCTCTCACCAAGACAAAAGATGAATCGTAA